A single Desulfovibrio piger DNA region contains:
- a CDS encoding MFS transporter yields the protein MSDTPNNGHCQQNLRRVVISSLIGAVIEWYDFFLYGVVAGIVFNKIYFPDFDPTVGTVLAFATFAVGFVARPLGGIVFGHFGDKLGRKKMLVLTLEIMGVATVGIGLVPSYETIGILAPILLVLCRLAQGIGIGGEWGGAVLMAFESAPPHKRAFYGSLPQVGLALGLMLASGVIGLLSFFLSDEAFLAWGWRVAFILSAVLVGVGAYIRISVQETQDFSSARKKTEQVKYPILAAFKHYPRTLTACVGARFVEGIAFNVFGVFSLTYLTGSCGLDKTVSLFIIVGAAAVMAVAIPFWGMRADTWGRARIFGIAAILLGITAYPTFWVLHNYSHNVLLVFLAIALPFGIIYGAAYATMSSLFSGSFEPTVRYSAVSFIYQFSGIFASGLTPMIATMLVSSNAGQPWYLCGYLLVAAVISSLSTIWITRLHGREALPHEPEETSAR from the coding sequence ATGAGCGATACTCCCAACAACGGACACTGCCAGCAGAACCTGCGCCGCGTGGTCATCTCCTCCCTCATCGGCGCGGTCATCGAATGGTATGACTTTTTCCTGTACGGTGTCGTGGCCGGCATCGTCTTCAACAAGATCTACTTCCCTGACTTCGACCCGACGGTGGGCACGGTCCTGGCCTTCGCCACCTTTGCCGTGGGTTTCGTGGCCCGTCCGCTTGGGGGTATCGTCTTCGGCCACTTCGGTGACAAGCTGGGCCGCAAGAAGATGCTGGTCCTGACCCTGGAGATCATGGGCGTGGCCACGGTAGGCATCGGCCTGGTGCCCTCCTATGAGACCATCGGCATCCTGGCTCCCATCCTGCTGGTCCTCTGCCGTCTGGCCCAGGGCATCGGCATCGGTGGTGAATGGGGCGGTGCCGTGCTCATGGCCTTCGAATCCGCGCCGCCCCACAAGCGCGCCTTCTACGGCAGCCTGCCCCAGGTGGGCCTGGCCCTGGGCCTGATGCTGGCCTCCGGCGTCATCGGCCTGCTGTCCTTCTTCCTCAGCGACGAGGCCTTCCTGGCCTGGGGCTGGCGTGTGGCCTTCATCCTCAGCGCCGTGCTGGTGGGCGTGGGCGCCTACATCCGCATCTCCGTCCAGGAGACCCAGGACTTCTCCTCCGCCAGGAAGAAGACCGAGCAGGTCAAGTACCCCATCCTTGCCGCCTTCAAGCATTATCCCCGCACCCTCACGGCCTGCGTGGGCGCCCGCTTCGTGGAAGGCATCGCCTTCAACGTGTTCGGCGTGTTCTCCCTGACCTATCTGACCGGCTCCTGCGGCCTGGACAAGACCGTGAGCCTGTTCATCATCGTGGGCGCCGCCGCCGTCATGGCCGTGGCCATCCCCTTCTGGGGCATGCGCGCCGACACCTGGGGCCGTGCCCGCATCTTCGGCATCGCCGCCATCCTGCTGGGCATCACGGCCTACCCCACCTTCTGGGTGCTGCACAACTACAGCCACAACGTGCTGCTGGTCTTCCTGGCCATCGCCCTGCCCTTCGGCATCATCTACGGCGCGGCCTACGCCACCATGTCCAGCCTGTTCTCCGGCAGTTTCGAGCCCACGGTGCGCTACTCCGCGGTCTCCTTCATCTACCAGTTCTCCGGGATCTTCGCTTCGGGCCTGACCCCCATGATCGCCACCATGCTGGTCAGCAGCAACGCCGGCCAGCCCTGGTACCTCTGCGGGTACCTGCTGGTCGCGGCGGTCATCAGCAGCCTGAGCACCATCTGGATCACCCGTCTCCACGGCAGGGAAGCCCTGCCGCACGAGCCGGAAGAGACCTCCGCCCGGTAG
- a CDS encoding TRAP transporter large permease subunit translates to MRENVQGKSGLFPWLNENFEKIFMVTGLLAIILFITWQVIYRYIITQFIERAGAAVWTEELSRYIFIWISYLALSAAIRKRSSIRVDILYDRLPERLQNISWIIVESLFLVLTGVIAYFGWGQIERLLTFPQHTTALRIPFLVPYLVLPLGFGLMCLRLLQRIQGQVRVCGPLDSLLGFALAAAIISPWYLADYLEPLPVLFGYFALLCVIGVPIAISLGLATLATIICSQTLPIEYMAQVCFTSIDSFPIMAIPFFIAAGEYMGAGGLSKRLLDLADEIVGGLYGGIGLTAVVTCMFFGAISGSGPATVAAIGALTIPAMIERGYDRFFAAALVAAAGCVGVMIPPSNPFVVYGVSSQVSIGDLFMGGIVPGILTGLVLMLYCYFHARKHGWRGEQKERNWRTLGGAFWEAKWALVVPVIVLGGIYGGIMTPTEAAAVAAFYGLIVGVFLYREMDFKSVCASCVRSCETSSVIIVLMAMATLFGNIMTIEDVPGTIARWMLGITESRIIILLLINVLLLIVGVFMEALAAIVILTPILLPVVTGVGVSPLHFGIIMVVNLAIGFLTPPVGVNLFVASGVAQARIERIAVAVLPMIALLLAVLGIITYCPSVPLLLVR, encoded by the coding sequence ATGCGTGAAAATGTGCAAGGCAAAAGCGGGCTCTTCCCCTGGCTCAACGAAAATTTTGAAAAAATTTTCATGGTGACGGGCCTGCTCGCCATCATCCTGTTCATCACCTGGCAGGTCATCTACCGTTACATCATCACACAGTTCATCGAGCGCGCCGGCGCCGCTGTCTGGACCGAAGAGCTTTCCCGCTACATCTTCATCTGGATCTCCTATCTGGCCCTTTCCGCGGCCATCAGGAAGCGGTCCTCCATCCGTGTCGACATCCTTTATGACAGACTGCCGGAGCGCCTGCAGAACATCAGCTGGATCATCGTCGAGAGCCTGTTCCTCGTCCTGACCGGCGTCATCGCCTATTTCGGCTGGGGCCAGATCGAACGCCTGCTGACCTTCCCCCAGCACACCACGGCCCTGCGCATCCCCTTCCTGGTGCCGTACCTGGTCCTGCCCCTGGGCTTCGGGCTCATGTGCCTGCGCCTGCTGCAGCGCATCCAGGGCCAGGTGCGCGTCTGCGGCCCGCTGGACTCCCTGCTGGGCTTCGCCCTTGCCGCGGCCATCATCAGCCCCTGGTACCTGGCGGATTACCTTGAGCCGCTGCCGGTGCTGTTCGGCTATTTCGCCCTGCTCTGCGTCATCGGCGTGCCCATCGCCATCAGCCTGGGCCTGGCCACCCTGGCCACCATCATCTGTTCCCAGACACTGCCCATCGAATACATGGCCCAGGTCTGCTTCACGTCCATCGACAGCTTCCCCATCATGGCCATCCCCTTCTTCATCGCGGCCGGGGAATACATGGGCGCGGGCGGCCTGAGCAAACGCCTGCTGGACCTGGCCGACGAGATCGTGGGCGGCCTTTACGGCGGCATCGGCCTGACCGCCGTGGTGACCTGCATGTTCTTCGGCGCCATCTCCGGTTCCGGCCCCGCCACCGTGGCCGCCATCGGCGCCCTGACCATCCCGGCCATGATCGAGCGCGGTTACGACAGGTTCTTTGCCGCCGCCCTCGTGGCCGCCGCCGGCTGCGTGGGCGTCATGATCCCGCCCAGCAACCCTTTCGTGGTCTACGGCGTCTCCTCGCAGGTCTCCATCGGCGACCTGTTCATGGGCGGCATCGTCCCCGGCATCCTGACCGGCCTCGTGCTCATGCTCTACTGTTACTTCCACGCCAGAAAGCACGGCTGGCGCGGTGAGCAGAAGGAGCGCAACTGGCGCACCCTGGGCGGGGCCTTCTGGGAGGCCAAATGGGCCCTGGTGGTGCCGGTCATCGTGCTGGGCGGCATCTACGGCGGCATCATGACCCCCACCGAAGCCGCGGCCGTGGCCGCCTTCTACGGCCTCATCGTGGGCGTGTTCCTGTACCGCGAGATGGACTTCAAAAGCGTCTGCGCGTCCTGCGTGAGATCGTGCGAGACCTCGTCCGTCATCATCGTGCTCATGGCCATGGCCACCCTGTTCGGCAACATCATGACCATCGAAGACGTGCCCGGCACCATCGCCCGCTGGATGCTCGGCATCACCGAGAGCAGGATCATCATCCTGCTGCTCATCAATGTGCTGCTGCTCATCGTGGGCGTGTTCATGGAGGCCCTGGCCGCCATCGTCATCCTGACGCCCATCCTGCTGCCCGTGGTCACCGGTGTGGGCGTCTCGCCCCTGCACTTCGGCATCATCATGGTGGTCAACCTGGCCATCGGCTTCCTGACCCCGCCGGTGGGCGTCAACCTCTTTGTGGCCTCGGGCGTGGCACAGGCCCGGATCGAAAGGATCGCCGTGGCCGTGCTGCCCATGATCGCCCTGCTGCTCGCCGTGCTGGGCATCATCACCTATTGCCCGTCCGTGCCGCTGCTGCTGGTGCGTTGA
- a CDS encoding TRAP transporter substrate-binding protein translates to MRKRTVLALALALILGFSTAALAERPLVLRLGHPMAPGNNVTVGYEKFKQLVEEKSHRKIRIQLFPNCQLGSDRVTTEAAQAGTLDLSSSSTPNLASFSKAYMAIDLPYVTSPAHQQALYKALDEGRLGDALREASRKIGLETLMFSEFGYRNFVAASKPLTDAASLMNLKVRTTDSPVEVAVATELGMNPAPIAWGETYTALQQGTVDAEGNTFSLLNDARHTEVLKYAVNSEHNYSMHVLLMNKKKWDSLTPEQQGILREAAREASDWQRKESVALEEKAWQAFRDRGITIHMLTDAERAELKARTRPAYEAFAREVPADILQLLEETQK, encoded by the coding sequence ATGCGTAAACGTACTGTTCTGGCTCTGGCCCTGGCCCTGATCCTTGGCTTCAGCACCGCCGCCCTGGCGGAACGTCCGCTGGTCCTGCGTCTCGGTCATCCCATGGCTCCCGGCAACAACGTCACCGTGGGCTATGAAAAATTCAAGCAGCTGGTGGAGGAAAAAAGCCATCGCAAGATCCGCATCCAGCTGTTCCCCAACTGCCAGCTGGGCAGTGACCGTGTGACCACCGAGGCCGCCCAGGCCGGTACCCTGGACCTTTCCTCCAGCTCCACCCCCAACCTGGCCAGCTTCTCCAAGGCGTACATGGCCATCGACCTGCCCTATGTGACCTCCCCGGCCCACCAGCAGGCCCTGTACAAGGCCCTGGACGAAGGCAGGCTGGGCGACGCCCTGCGCGAGGCTTCCCGCAAGATCGGCCTTGAGACCCTGATGTTCTCCGAATTCGGCTACCGCAACTTCGTGGCCGCCAGCAAGCCGCTGACAGACGCCGCGTCCCTGATGAACCTCAAGGTGCGTACCACCGACTCCCCCGTGGAAGTGGCCGTGGCCACCGAACTGGGCATGAACCCCGCCCCCATCGCCTGGGGCGAGACCTACACCGCCCTGCAGCAGGGCACCGTGGACGCCGAAGGCAACACCTTCTCCCTGCTCAACGACGCCAGGCACACCGAAGTGCTGAAGTACGCCGTCAACTCCGAGCACAACTACTCCATGCACGTCCTGCTGATGAACAAGAAGAAGTGGGACAGCCTGACCCCCGAACAGCAGGGGATCCTGCGCGAAGCCGCCAGGGAAGCCAGCGACTGGCAGCGCAAGGAAAGCGTGGCGCTGGAAGAAAAGGCCTGGCAGGCCTTCCGTGACCGCGGCATCACGATCCACATGCTGACCGATGCCGAGCGCGCCGAGCTCAAGGCCAGGACCCGCCCCGCCTACGAGGCCTTCGCCCGGGAAGTGCCGGCCGACATCCTGCAGCTTCTGGAAGAGACCCAGAAGTAA
- a CDS encoding amidohydrolase family protein: MNVIDFRFRPNTPEIINGIKNSTMFKAACEVIGFDQRKPQPLDEIVADLDAMGVELGVITGRDAETTYGFPANNNSVLEFCRAYPDKFVGLWGIDPHKKMAAVREIEKVVREYGMKGIAIDPYLAHMPASDARFYPLYTKCCELDVPVFITMAPPPCVPGAILEYADPRDVDKVARDFPELTLIMSHGGYPFVDAAIYTCQRNANVYMDISEYERSPQVETYVKAMCTTISDKVLFASAHPFIELRDALDAYAAFPFTDEVRGKIMYENARKVLKLA, from the coding sequence ATGAACGTTATCGACTTCCGCTTCCGGCCCAACACGCCGGAGATCATCAACGGCATCAAGAACAGCACCATGTTCAAGGCCGCCTGTGAGGTCATCGGCTTCGACCAGCGCAAGCCCCAGCCCCTGGACGAGATCGTGGCCGACCTCGACGCTATGGGCGTGGAACTGGGCGTCATCACCGGCCGCGACGCCGAGACCACCTACGGTTTCCCGGCCAACAACAACAGCGTGCTCGAATTCTGCCGCGCCTATCCCGATAAGTTCGTGGGCCTCTGGGGCATCGACCCCCACAAGAAGATGGCCGCCGTGCGCGAGATCGAGAAGGTCGTCCGGGAATACGGCATGAAGGGCATCGCCATCGACCCCTATCTGGCCCACATGCCCGCCAGCGATGCCCGCTTCTACCCCCTGTACACCAAGTGCTGCGAACTGGACGTGCCCGTCTTCATCACCATGGCTCCCCCGCCGTGCGTGCCCGGCGCCATCCTGGAATACGCCGACCCCCGCGACGTGGACAAGGTGGCCCGCGACTTCCCCGAGCTGACCCTCATCATGAGCCACGGCGGCTATCCCTTCGTGGATGCGGCCATCTACACCTGCCAGCGCAACGCCAACGTCTACATGGACATTTCCGAATACGAGCGCTCCCCCCAGGTGGAGACCTATGTGAAGGCCATGTGCACCACCATCAGCGACAAGGTGCTCTTTGCCAGCGCCCACCCCTTCATCGAGCTGCGTGACGCCCTGGACGCCTATGCCGCCTTCCCCTTCACCGACGAAGTGCGCGGCAAGATCATGTACGAAAACGCCCGCAAGGTCCTGAAACTGGCCTAG